A portion of the Tachysurus vachellii isolate PV-2020 chromosome 14, HZAU_Pvac_v1, whole genome shotgun sequence genome contains these proteins:
- the nrm gene encoding nurim, protein CSVPPSDVVSWSVALTDTAVLKCLVVDLLLLVLFSVQHSLLAWTPVKHVCQSVLGVLNRAMYCFTTALALQLLMRYWQPVTSAPCLWSVRNAPWDIWFPLICFTVHFLCWAVICSILLIFDYAELLGLKQVYYECLGLGDPLSLKSPRAQRLYAHLRHPVCVELLLVLWFLPTLSVDRCVLATYLTLYLALAHSLDAEDCMYLSAQLHRKMQIFSTSAGGDTHSNNNNDDERKLD, encoded by the exons tgttctgttccTCCCTCAGATGTGGTGTCATGGTCCGTGGCCCTGACAGACACAGCAGTGTTGAAGTGTTTAGTTGTAGATTTGTTGCTGTTGGTGCTGTTCAGTGTGCAGCACAGCCTACTGGCCTGGACGCCTGTTAAACATGTGTGTCAGTCTGTACTGGGAGTGTTAAACAGAGCCATGTACTGCTTCACTACTGCACTCGCactgcag ctgTTGATGCGGTACTGGCAGCCTGTGACCAGCGCCCCCTGTCTGTGGTCAGTGCGCAATGCACCCTGGGATATCTGGTTTCCGCTCATCTGTTTCACTGTACACTTCCTGTGCTGGGCTGTGATCTGCAGCATCCTGCTCATATTTGACTATGCAGAGCTGCTCGGGCTCAAACAG GTGTATTATGAGTGTTTAGGTCTGGGGGACCCTCTCTCCTTGAAGTCGCCCCGTGCCCAGCGTCTTTATGCCCACCTAcgccaccctgtgtgtgtggagctgctGCTGGTGCTCTGGTTCTTGCCCACTCTGTCAGTGGACAGGTGTGTGTTGGCGACCTACTTGACGCTTTACCTGGCTTTGGCCCACTCTCTGGATGCAGAGGACTGTATGTACCTGAGTGCTCAGCTCCACAGAAAGATGCAGATCTTCTCCACATCTGCAGGGGGcgacacacacagtaacaacaacaacgatgATGAGCGCAAACTAGATTAA